The following are encoded together in the Kribbella voronezhensis genome:
- a CDS encoding C40 family peptidase codes for MLFIQGAADADPKPTLAQAKAQVADLQEKAEVAGEAANELRGKISAQQAKVKALQAGIAKQQVQVDAVKRQIGSLAVAGYQTSGMSTTAQLLLSTNPDQFLSQASTAQAFAGQQNSALRKFQDAQGKLSDLQASEQSELAALQAVKAQQEGLKKQLQANLDAAEKVLGKLSDADRARIQAENEKEANDARAKRPSRDKGRMDDNLPNVPVSGRAGIAVQAALDQQGDSYVWGADGPSSFDCSGLTMYAWGKAGVSLSHSSAAQYGEGRRVSRSNLMPGDLVFFGSPIHHVGMYIGNGKMVHAPRPGKPVQINDVDYMSGYTGAVRPG; via the coding sequence GTGCTGTTCATTCAGGGAGCCGCGGACGCGGACCCGAAGCCGACTTTGGCGCAGGCGAAGGCCCAGGTAGCGGATCTGCAGGAGAAGGCCGAGGTCGCCGGTGAGGCGGCCAACGAGCTCCGCGGCAAGATCTCCGCGCAGCAGGCCAAGGTGAAGGCACTGCAGGCCGGGATCGCCAAGCAGCAGGTCCAGGTCGATGCGGTCAAGCGGCAGATCGGGTCCCTCGCGGTCGCCGGCTACCAGACGTCCGGGATGTCCACGACGGCGCAGTTGCTGCTGTCGACGAACCCCGACCAGTTCCTCAGCCAGGCCTCCACCGCGCAGGCGTTCGCCGGCCAGCAGAACTCGGCGCTCCGCAAGTTCCAGGACGCCCAGGGCAAGCTGTCCGACCTGCAGGCCAGCGAGCAGAGCGAGCTCGCCGCGCTGCAGGCCGTGAAGGCGCAGCAAGAAGGTCTGAAGAAGCAGCTCCAGGCGAACCTCGACGCCGCGGAGAAGGTGCTCGGCAAGCTCAGCGACGCCGATCGCGCCCGGATCCAGGCGGAGAACGAGAAGGAAGCCAACGACGCCCGCGCCAAGCGCCCGAGCCGCGACAAGGGCCGGATGGACGACAACCTGCCGAACGTGCCGGTCAGCGGCCGCGCCGGCATCGCCGTCCAGGCGGCGCTGGACCAACAGGGCGACAGCTACGTCTGGGGCGCCGACGGTCCGAGTTCGTTCGACTGCTCCGGCCTGACGATGTACGCCTGGGGCAAGGCCGGCGTCTCGCTGTCGCACTCCTCCGCGGCGCAGTACGGCGAGGGTCGCCGCGTCAGCCGGTCCAACCTGATGCCCGGTGACCTGGTCTTCTTCGGCAGCCCCATCCACCACGTCGGGATGTACATCGGCAACGGCAAGATGGTGCACGCACCCCGCCCGGGCAAGCCGGTCCAGATCAACGACGTCGACTACATGAGCGGCTACACCGGCGCGGTCCGCCCGGGCTGA
- a CDS encoding type IV toxin-antitoxin system AbiEi family antitoxin domain-containing protein, translating into MEAVTQVLARNGGLATFGELVAGSSRRAVAKAVKFGVIERVARGIYVRSGLFAAQRVAIAYDGVLSHLSAAEYWGLPLLTPPELPHVTVPPNRHSRPGPPAVLHWAEIDPGDIPGRTTSVTRTVLDCARILPFAEALAVADAALARTSIHRSDLVAAATRMRGPGTPNARRIAGVAHAWAGSFLESVLRAVLLDAGIEGFEPQVVVEAGPFRARVDLGHRQARLAIEADGYQFHGGRSEFAADCRRYDELVAAGWLVLRFTYEQVLSNPDWVVATIRRALAQRLAGM; encoded by the coding sequence ATGGAGGCGGTGACGCAGGTACTCGCGCGAAACGGTGGGCTGGCAACCTTCGGCGAGTTGGTGGCGGGCAGTTCTCGTCGCGCGGTCGCCAAGGCGGTCAAGTTCGGCGTGATCGAGCGGGTTGCCCGCGGCATCTACGTGCGGTCCGGACTGTTCGCGGCTCAACGGGTCGCCATCGCCTACGACGGGGTCCTGTCGCACCTGAGCGCAGCGGAGTACTGGGGCCTCCCGCTCCTCACCCCACCAGAACTGCCGCACGTCACTGTCCCGCCCAACAGGCATTCACGCCCGGGCCCGCCGGCGGTCCTCCACTGGGCAGAGATCGATCCGGGCGATATCCCCGGCCGGACGACTTCAGTCACACGCACCGTCCTCGACTGCGCGCGGATCCTTCCGTTCGCCGAAGCACTGGCCGTGGCCGACGCCGCGCTCGCCAGAACGAGCATCCACCGTTCGGACCTGGTGGCGGCAGCGACACGAATGCGGGGCCCTGGAACTCCGAACGCTCGCCGAATCGCGGGCGTGGCGCACGCGTGGGCCGGCAGTTTCCTCGAGTCCGTCCTGCGGGCGGTGTTACTGGATGCCGGGATCGAGGGATTCGAGCCGCAGGTGGTTGTCGAGGCGGGTCCGTTCCGGGCCCGGGTCGATCTCGGTCACCGGCAGGCGCGGCTTGCGATCGAGGCTGATGGATACCAGTTCCATGGGGGCCGGAGTGAGTTCGCGGCTGACTGCCGGCGGTACGACGAACTGGTGGCGGCGGGCTGGCTGGTCCTCAGGTTCACCTACGAGCAGGTGCTGTCGAACCCGGACTGGGTCGTCGCCACGATCCGGCGCGCGCTGGCGCAGCGTCTGGCGGGGATGTGA